The genomic window AAGAGAGTTAGAGTTGCTAACGCACCCACCAGAGATGAATATGACTGGGCGTTTGAGCTTAATTAGGATAATCTAGATTCATAGCTGTGGTTCAAGAAAAAATGATACCTACTACAGACACAACCCAACGATTCACATCAAAGAATCTGGCCTTTCTCGAGTCAATGTGAAGGTTAGCTGAGAAAGCCATTTTCTTGGCTCCAGAATGGATGCTGAATCGCAGCACAAAAAGCTGGGCGCACCAAAATCTTTTCAAAAATCCAGAAAGTTTGAAGCTGAATGTCCTGAGAGAGTTCTCTCTACATTCCCAAGTTTGGCTGCAAGCTAAGCGATGGGCTGGATCATTGCCGAAGAATTCTTATGTCCCTTAAAACCTTGATCTTGATTCATTAAGACGCAGCATCCGGTTCCGAAGAGATTTAACTTCTTGGACTAAAAGCTAGCAATATAGCTGAGCCACAAACTGTGTGGGCCAAGCATTAGCCTCCCCTACAGGTGGCCTCAGTTGACCTATGCGCAGATATTTTTGAAACCTTGCTGCATAAGAGGCGAAGGTCTACCGCTAGCAATCACCGGTTGCAGGAGCGTTTGTTCAGAACGCCACATCCTTCATTAGCGCCATTTTGAATCGGCGTCCATTTCAAGCATTTAACCTTTCGTCTTTATTAAAAAATGCAGTACCTCGAAGCTGAAAATATCATCAAATCTCTTCCCCAAGGGAAAACACTTTTCTATTACTTTAAAGATCGTTATGCACTCATGTTGCTGAGCTATTTCGTCAAAGCCGGGAAGAGAAAGCACGAGATACAAACCTCAGCATTCTCCAAATTGCTCACTAAACCCAACGTTAAACAGGCAATGTCAAACGCAGGGGGTAAAATCCTATCAGAAGATATTTTTGACTCACAGTGGCCTTTGCAAAGCGAGTGTTATCGGCTGACCCTCGGTACCTGGGGAAGTGGTTATCAGTACTACGATCAGATGTCGCGGCAGGGTAAGAATCTTGTCCTGCAGCTCAACTTCTCTTCCAAGCACAATCGTCCCTACCAACGGCTGATTAGACCTGACGACTTTCATCCATTTGAATACGAAGACCATCCGATCTCAGATGGTGGGCACCATACATTAGCTTGGTCCCGCATTGATTTAGATCTCAATACTGGCGAAGCCCTCATCGAAGAGATTCAGAACGATTGGATCCGATTTGCTCTCAGAAGCAAAGCTGCTGCCGATCATAAATCTGACTCTATCTACTTTCGAGGGTCTTTGCTTCGCGTCAACCAGGTAAGAGAGTATGTAGATCAAGTCCTGCTCCCTCATATCAAGCTGTGGGATGAGGCTATGCTCGCTGCTACAATTTGGTTCCTGCGAGAAGAGCTAGGCATCAAAAAGATCTTTTACCACACCTACGAGTCAGGAGCTACGCTGAAAAAAATAGCCGGGACATTACCTCCTAGATCGCTATACACAGCATTACCTAAAAAGTTTTGCTTCCGCGAAACGCATGAGCAGCCAACATTCCTGAATCCTAGCGTCAGAAATAAAAAAAGAAGACAGCTATTGAGCAACGCTAGGTTTCAATTATTGAGCTGGCAATCATAACCATTGGGCCTTATCCACACAAGGAGGATAAGGCCTCAAATTCTTTTAGGTGGGCAATGCCTTTTACACGGAGGAACTTCAGAACCGTTTTATCTTCACAGGCAATAGAGCAACGATAAGAACTGGCTCGATCACTGCCCAATCGTTATGTATCTTAAACCATTACTCACTCCAGTAACTTCAGGCCGACATGCAAAATAAAGATAAGAGCCGCAGATTTTTTTTGAAGCTGGGTCTTGCAAGCACAGCCTCGGCAGTCTTTGGGAAGTCGGTGCACGGACAATCCATCCTAAAAATCAATCCGACTCCATCCGAAATTGAAGGTCCTTTTTATCCTGTCATGGCCCAAAAGGACAAAGATTTCGACCTGACTCAAATTGAAGGAAAAGAAGGAAAGGCCAAAGGCAAAATCATCACTATCGAAGGGCAAATTACTGACACCAATGGCGTCCCCCTTGAGGATGCCACCGTAGATCTATGGCAGGCTAACAGCGCAGGCCGTTACCGCCATCCCCGTGACCCTAACGACGCACCACTCGATCCCAGCTTTCAAGGCTGGGCAATTGTTCCCAGTGGCAGGGAGGGGGGATTTCGCTTTCAGACAGTTTATCCAGGTACTTATCCAGCAGCAGCAGGCTGGACCCGCCCGCCGCATCTCCATTTCAAGGTGAGTAAATTGGGCTACGTCGAATTAATTACTCAGATGTACTTTCCCGATCATGCTCTCAATGAGACAGATTTGCTGCTGCAAAGTAAATCAACAGAAGAGCAAAGTCTAATGATTGCTAAGCTATCGAGCAA from Acaryochloris thomasi RCC1774 includes these protein-coding regions:
- a CDS encoding dioxygenase family protein, whose translation is MQNKDKSRRFFLKLGLASTASAVFGKSVHGQSILKINPTPSEIEGPFYPVMAQKDKDFDLTQIEGKEGKAKGKIITIEGQITDTNGVPLEDATVDLWQANSAGRYRHPRDPNDAPLDPSFQGWAIVPSGREGGFRFQTVYPGTYPAAAGWTRPPHLHFKVSKLGYVELITQMYFPDHALNETDLLLQSKSTEEQSLMIAKLSSKSPETYRYNIALSKA